TCTTGGCGGCGACGATCTCGCTGGCTGCCTCGGTGACCTTGGGAGCGATGATCACCTCGACGAACTGGCGCTCCACGATGGCGCGCGCGGTAGTCTCGTCAAGCTCGCGGTTGAAGGCGATGATGCCGCCGAAGGCGGACTCTGGATCGGTCTTGTAGGCGAGATCGTAGGCTTCCATGACGTTGCCGGCAACCGCGACGCCGCAAGGGTTGGCGTGCTTCACGATGACACAGGCGGGCTGGTCGAACTGCTTCACGCACTCAAGCGCCGCGTCGGTGTCGCCGATGTTATTGTAGGAAAGTTCCTTGCCCTGGATCTGGCGTGCGGTGGAGATGGAAGCCTCCTTGGCCCCCTTCTCGACGTAGAAAGCGCCCGACTGGTGCGGGTTCTCGCCGTAGCGCATCCCTTGGGCCAGCTGGTACTGCAGGGTCAGGGTGTCCGGGTACTTGGCAACACCTTCACCGGTGCGGGCACCCAGCCAGTTGGAAATGGCGCCGTCGTAGGCGGCGGTGTGCTGGTACACCTTGACGGCGAGACGGAAGTTGGTCTCACGGGAGACGCTGCCGGCGCTGGCTTTCATCTCGTCCAGGACCACCTGGTAGTCGGCGTGGTCGACGATGACAGTGACGTCGCGGTTGTTCTTGGCAGCGGAGCGGAGCATGGTCGGGCCGCCGATGTCGATATTCTCGATGGCGTCTTCCATGGTGCAGTCCTCCTTGGCCACGGTCGCCTCGAACGGGTAGAGGTTGACCACCACCATGTCGATCGGCTCGATGCCGTGCTCCTGCATCTTGGCCACGTGCGCCGGGTTCTCCCTCATGCCGAGGATGCCGCCGTGCACCTTCGGGTGCAGCGTCTTGACCCTGCCGTCCAGCATCTCGGGGAAACCGGTGAACTCGGAGACGTCCTTCACCGGGATACCTGCCTCGCGCAGCAGTTTCGCAGTGCCGCCGGTGGAGAGGATCTCCACGCCGTAGCCCGCCAACGCCCGGGAAAATTCCACCACTCCAGTCTTCTCCGACACGCTTACCAGCGCGCGCCCAATCTTTGCCATTTGCCCACTCCTTTTGTTACTACATTTTGGTGTTGAAAAAGTATTATCACAGAGGACACAGAGGTTCACTGAGGACACAGAGAGTAAATCGGGGTAAAACCTTAAAGTCTTATGCCTTTCCTCTGGGACCTTTATGGACCTCCGAGTCCTCTGTAGTCAGGCTTTTGTTTTGGGGAAATCTATATTGGCCAGGAAGTGCTTTTCGAAGAGTGGTGTGCCGGAAAGGGGGATGACACGGACCTTTTGCGCCAGGGCCTCCATCTGTTCGCGGCCGTCCGCGCTGAGCAATACACGCTCCACGCCGGCCAGCGCCCCCTCCTTGATAAATCCGGTGATTCTTACCATTTTTTCGTTGAAAATTCCAACCTTTTTTAGCACATCCGGCGAGAGCACGGCCCCGAAGGAACCGGTGAGCACCACGCGTGAAACATCGTCCAGCACAAGGTTCGCCTTCTCCAAGAGGATCTCCATTCCGCCCCGCATAGCGCCTTTGGCGAGTTGCAGCGCGCGGATATCCTCCTGGTCGAGGTAGACGAAACTTTTGGCGTCCCGGTGCAGTACGAAACTGGTGATGCCGTTCACCTCCTGCACGCGGTTGCCGAGGTTAGAGTCTATCTCGGCTGCGGGGAGGAGGCGGCCGGTTGTTTCCACGATACCCGCTTCGAGGAGGGCAGCCACGGTGTCCAGCACGCCCGTGCCGCAGATGCCGCTCGGCGCGGCGCCGGTGATGGTGGATAAAAGTAGCCTGTCCCCTTTTATCTGAACGCCGCTCACGGCACCGGGAAGGGCCGCCATGCCGCACTTCAGGTTGCCCCCTTCAAAGGCGGGGCCGGCGGCGGCAGATGTGGCGAGGTAGCGTTCGCCGTCGAAAAGGGCTATCTCCGCGTTGGTGCCAACGTCCAGGAACAGGGTACCGGGCGCGGGCGCCTCGGGCATGCCGAAGAGGAAGGCGAGCAGGTCGCCGCCGACGAAGCCGCCCGGAAGAGGCAGCAGGTAGCAAGGGTGTTTGCGGCTCCAGCCGAGATCGAGGGTGGTTACGGCCTTTCCGGCGGAAAAGAGGGGACGAAAGGGAGGATGGGCCAGCGACTCTACCGGCAGGGCCAGCGCGATGGTCTCCATGGAAGGGTTGCCGGCGATGGCTACCTGCGCGAGATCTGCGTGCGACGCACCCGCCTGTTCGAGCAGTGCGTCGGTCATGCGCTCCATCTCGGCAGCCAGGGCGGCCTGCATGGCGCGCAGGGTTCCGGGATCGCCCCCCGCGGTGAGGCGGGCCAAGACATCAGCTCCCCAACGGCGCTGGGGGTTCATGGCGCCGGTGACGGCCAAGCGGGTTCCGGTGGCAGGATCGACAAGCGACGCAGCTATGGTGGTGGTGCCAAGGTCAAAAGCGGCGGCGAGCCCCTTAGACGAAGACAATGGCGCTTCCCCCGGCAGGTTCGACCACGCCGATCGACACGGCGAAGAGGCCGGACTGTTCAGCGCGGGCAAGGAATTCACGGGCGTCGCCGGGAGCGAAGGAGATGAGGAGCCCTCCCGAGGTCTGCGGATCGAAGAGGGGCAGCAGCGCGTCGCCGCCGGAGCCCGTCACGTGGGATTCGTAATGATGGCGGTTGCGGTAGCAGCCTGCCGGGACCATGCCGTCGTGGATCAGGGCCGGGACGCCAGCCATGACCGGAACCCGGGAGAGTTCGATGCGGAAGGTCACCTTGGCGCCAAGCGCCATCTCGCAGGCGTGGCCGATGAAACCGAAGCCGGTCACGTCGGTGGCGGCGGTAGCGTTGCAGGCGATCATCAGTTCGCATGCCTTGGCGTTCAGCGCCGTCATCCAGCCGATGGCTTCCGTCGCGAGGGCGTCGTCGATCATCTCGGCCTTGATGGCGGTCGAGACGATACCGGTCCCAAGCGGCTTGGTGAGCACCAGGACGTCGCCGGGGCGGGCGGTGCAGTTTCTGACGATGCGGGGGGGATCGATGAGGCCGGTGACCGCCATGCCGAATTTCAATTCGTCGTCTTCCACCGTGTGGCCGCCGACCAGGCAGGCGCCCGCCTCCTTGAGAGCGTCGGCACCGCCGGCGAGGATGGCGGCGAGCACGGCGGTGGGGAGTGAGCAGGCCGGGAAGAAGGCGAGGTTCATCGCCGTCACCGGTTTGCCCCCCATGGCATAGACGTCGGAGAGGGCGTTGGCCGCGGCGATGCGGCCGAAGGTGAAGGGATCGTCCACGAGCGGCGTGATGATGTCGGTGGTCTCCACCAGGGCAAGGCTCTCCCCTATGCGGTAGATTCCCGCATCCTCGGCGCCCTCGACACCTACGATGAGGTTGGGGTCGTCCGAGCGGGTTATGTCGCGGATGGCATCTTCCAGGCCCGCCGGGCCCAGTTTGGCAGCTCAACCCGCCGCCTGCACCATCGTCGTAAGGCGTACCTTGTCAGTCATAAAAACCCCTAAAATCTTAAAACAAACCGGAAACCTCTCACAGGAAGGAACTCTGATGATATCTAAGAACTGCACTTCCTGAGAAACCAAAGACTTTGGGGTTAAATCAAAAGCTCCCTGGTTTTCTCAGATGTTCTCAGGCTTTCTCCTTGTGAAAGGTTCTCGTTTTTTCTTCTCGTGTTCTACCCGATATACACCCTGCGTACGCGGCGGGTGGCGATGCCGCACATAATCTCGTAAGGGATGGTGCCGGCTTTCTCGGCCAATTCCTCGGCGGTGATGCGATCGCCCATCGGGTCGGGACCCAGCAGGGTCACATCATCCCCGACCGCGACGCCCTCGATGTCAGTCACGTCCAGCATGATCCAGTCCATGCACACTGTGCCGGCTACGCGGGCACGCTTGCCGCGGATGAGCGCCTCTCCCTTGTTGGTCAGACTGCGGCAATAACCGTCGGCGTACCCCACGGGAACGCTGGCGATCAGCGCCCGCTTGTCGGCGACGTAGCGTCGGCCGTAGCTGATACTGGTCCCGGGCTCCACCCACTTGAGCATCGCCACCCGGCTCTTCAGCTTCATGACGGGCAGCGAGGCTGTTTCGTCGACGAAGTCCCGGGAAGGGGCGGCGCCGTAGAGGATGATCCCCGGCCGGACCAGGTTGCAAAAGGGAAGATCAGCCGCGAGGATGGCGGCGCTGTTGGCAACATGGACGTAGGCGGGATCGAACCCCTGGCGGCGGGCCTCGATGACGGCGGCGTTGAAACGCTCCGCCTGCAGCTTGGTGAAGGCGAGGCCGTCGGGGTCGCGTTCGTCGGCGCTGGCGAAGTGGGAGAAAATCCCTTCCATCTCAAGGTTCTTGAACTGCTTCAACTGCTCCAGAAATTCCGGCACCTTGTCCCAGGTGACGCCGAGGCGTCCCATGCCGGTATCGACCTTCAGGTGGATCTTGGCCTTGCGGTAGCACTTGATTTCCAAGGCCGCCCGGTCCAGCGCTGCCGCCTGCTCCAGTGAATAGAGCGCGGTGGAGATGTTGAGACCTATGCAGCGTCTCTCTTCGCCGGGGTAAATGCCGCCGAGGATCAGCACCGGGCGGTAGATGCCGCTCATGCGCAGTTGCACCCCCTCCGCGAGGAAAGCGACCGCGAAAGCGTCCACTCCCAGCTTTTCCAACTCCTCGGAGACGTACTGGAAACCGTGGCCGTAGGCATCGGCCTTGACGACGGCAAGGATGCCGCACCCCTGGGGCACCTTCTTCTGGACCAGGCCGAAGTTGTGCCTCAGTGCGGCGAGATCTATCTCAACTACCGTAGGCCGACTATCCATCTCGAAATCCCGTATCGGTATATCTGAATGAAATCAGGCCGGGACATTCCCGGCCAGAGATTTTTCTACCACTTTAGCCCAGGAGTGTAAAGGCAAAAACCCGAAAGCGATTGACTTTGCAAGAGGATTCCATTATGTTTACGACCTCAGCGAAAAGCCAGCTAGGGGAGTTCGCCAGAACTGAGACAGGTCGATTCCTGAACCCTTTGAACCTGATCCGGGTAGTACCGGCGTAGGGAAGCGGCGCGTACTCCGACCTTTTATCGTGAGCCGTGACCCCCGTCGCGGCTTTTTGTTTTTTTAAACCTTAAAACCGGGCCCCCTTCACACGGAAGTTTCCGGTTTGGCTTTATGCTTTTTCGAGGTGTGCCTTGTTAAAACTCGTGGTGGACCATAGCGGGAAGGAGCGGCGCGTAGCAGGACTGTACCTGATCACGGACCAGGGTGAACGTCTGGTGCCGCGGGTGCGGGAGGCACTGGCCAGCGGCGGCGTTGCTCTGCTGCAGTACCGCGACAAGGTGCGCACCTACGAGGAGCGCCTAACGCTCGGCAACGACCTGAAACATCTATGCGCGGAGTTCCAGGCACAGTTCATCGTCAATGACGACCTGGAACTGGCGCTGGCCTTGGACGCCGACGGCCTGCATCTGGGCCAGGAGGACGGCGACCCGGCCGCGGCCCGCGCCGCCCTGGGCCCTAAGAAGCTGATCGGCATCTCCACCCACTCGGTGGAAGAAGCGCTCGCCGCTCAGGAGGCGGGTGCCGACTACATCGGCTTCGGCTCCCTCTATCCCACCCAGACCAAGGACGTCGAGCACCTGCAGAGCCCGGAAGAGCTGGCCCAGTTGAGGGAAAAGGTACAGATCCCCATTGTGGCCATTGGCGGCATCACCCGCGACAACGCCTGCGCGGTGATCGACGCCGGCGCTGATGCGATCGCGATCATCTCCGCCATCCTTTCCGCCCGCTCGCCCGGTCTCGCCGCCACCGAACTTTCCCTGCTCTTCAACCGCACCACGACCCAACCGCGCGGCGCCGTCCTTACCATCGCCGGCAGCGACTCCGGCGGCGGGGCGGGGATCCAGGCGGACCTGAAGACCATAACGCTCCTGGGGAGCTACGGCGCTTCTGCGATCACCGCCCTCACCGCCCAGAACACCCGTGGTGTCACCGGCATCCACTCGTCACCGCCGGCTTTCCTGGCGGAGCAGATCGATGCGGTGCTCTCCGACATCCCCATCGACGTGGTGAAAATCGGCATGCTGTCGTCACCGGAGAACGCGGAGATCGTCGCGGACAAGCTGACCGCCTACGAGATGAGGATGGTGGTGCTCGATCCGGTGATGAGCGCGAAGGGGGGCGTGGCGCTCCTCGAGGACGAGGCGCTCGCAGTGCTGAAGAAAAGACTGGTGCCGCTGAGCTACCTGGTCACCCCCAACATCCCGGAGGCGGAGGCACTCACCGGCCTCACCATAACCGACAGCGCCGGCATGGAGCTGGCCGCCCGCGCGCTGCACCTCATGGGGGCCAAGCACGTGCTGGTCAAGGGGGGACACCTGACCGAAGGGGTGGTGACCGACATCCTGTTCGACGGTACCGGGTTTACCCGCTTCAGCGCGCCGCGCGTGCTCACCCGCAACACCCACGGCACCGGCTGCACCCTGGCCTCTGCCATCGCCACCAACCTGGCCCAGGGCGAGCCGCTCCCGAGCGCGATACTGAGGGCGAAGCTGTTCGTGACCCGCGCCATCAAGTTCTCGCAGCCCCTGGGCAAAGGACACGGGCCGGTGAACCATTTCCTGGCGGCGCGGGACCAAGGGGAGTAGGACACGCCGATTACCCGCCCGGCCAACAAGGGGGGCGAATGATTATTCGCCCCTACAGTGGACGCGGATGGTCTCAGTGCTCATAGAAACGAAAAGTGTAGATCCACGAACATAAAAGGAGTAGCCATGACCCAGCTGGAATACGCCCGCAAGGGGATCATCACCGACAAGATGAAGACTGCAGCCCTCGCCGAGGGGGTGGAGGCCGAGTTCATCCGCGCCGGGATCGCCGCCGGGAACATCATCATCTGCCATAACAACAAGCACGTGAACGGCACGCCGCTCGCCGTGGGCAAGGGCCTCAGAACCAAGGTCAACGCCAATATCGGCAGCTCCGCCGACGACCTGAATTTCGAGAAGGAGCTGGAGAAGGTACGCGTGGCGGTAGCCAGCGGCGCCGATGCCATCATGGACCTCTCCACCGGCGGCCCGGTCGACGAGATCCGCCGCGCGGTCATCGCCGAGACTTCCGCCTGCATCGGCACCGTGCCGCTGTACCAGGCGGCTCTGGACGCGGTGAGAAAGCACAAGAAAGCGATCGTGGAGATGACCGTTGAGGACATCTTCCAGGGCGTCATCAAGCACGCCGAAGACGGTGTCGACTTCATCACCGTGCACTGCGGCGTGACCCGTTCTACCGTAGAGCGCATGCGCAAGGAAGGGCGCATCATGGACGTGGTCTCCCGCGGCGGCGCCTTCACCATCGAGTGGATGGCGCACAACAATGCTGAGAACCCGCTCTACGAGCATTTCGACCGCCTGCTGGAGATCACCAAGGCTTACGACATGACCCTGTCGCTGGGCGACGGCTTCCGCCCCGGCTGCCTGGCCGACGCCACCGACCGCGCCCAGATCCACGAGCTGATCATCCTGGGCGAGCTGACCCAGCGCGCGCAGGAGTACGGCGTGCAGGTCATGATCGAGGGGCCGGGCCACATGCCGCTGAACCAGATCGAGGCCAACATCCTGCTGCAGAAGCGTCTGTGCCACGGCGCGCCGTTCTACGTGCTGGGACCGCTGGTCACTGACATCGCTCCGGGCTACGACCACATCACCTCCGCCATCGGCGGGACCATCGCCGCCGCGGCCGGCGCCGACTTCCTCTGCTACGTGACTCCGTCCGAACACCTGAAGCTGCCGAGCGTCGAGGACGTGCGTGAAGGTGTGATGGCGTCGCGCATCGCCGCCCACGCTGCCGACATCGTCAAGGGGGTCAAAGGGGCCATCGAGAAGGACAACCAGATGGCGCGCTGCCGCAAGAAGCTCGACTGGGAAGGGCAGTTCGCGTTGGCAATCGACCCGGTCAAGGCGCGCCGTCTGCGCGACGAGTCCGGCGTAGCGGACCACGGTGCCTGCACCATGTGCGGCGAGTTCTGCGCCTATAAGGTTATGGACGACGCCACCGAGCGCGAGCGCGCCAACGCCGCCGCCTGCGCCTAGCACGCCTGCGCTGCTCCACACAAAAGCCGCTGCCCCACCGAGGGACAGCGGCTTTTGTTTTTTTACCGGCATCTGGCTGCCCATCGCAGAGAAGAAGGCGCCCTGCATGCAGCAGCGTCGCCGCGCGCAGCGTAGGAGGCAGGGGCTGGAGGTAAAGATGTACCTCCCACTGCCAGCGCAGAAGTAAAATATTCACACCCCCTGCTGCTCTTTTCGACCCGAGACCTAAAGAATTGCACCGCCAAGAGAACTAGAATGGGGTTGACGACTACGCCCATTTACGGTAAAAGTTTGTGTCTCGTAACCTTGCCAACAGGGTATGTAGGTCCACCACCCGTTTACAAATGGTTACGCGAAAATTAGCCGGAGTAACTCAGTTGGTAGAGTAGCTGATTCGTAATCAGCAAGTCGGCGGTTCGAGTCCGCTCTTCGGCTCCAACAAAATCAAAAGGCTAGGCTAAAAAGCCTAGCCTTTTCGTTTGGAATATTTTCGCAATCCTCCATCCCAAAACGCCATCATTGCAGCCTCTGACACCCCACAAAGAAGCGACCTTAAACTCCGGCAGTGCAAAAATAACTACAGATGGCGAAGCGACCAATGGTTGCAGCAACGTGGGTCAACGTCTGCTGTTTATCGCAGAATACGATATTACCAGGAGCAAATTTTACATTTGAGAGATCCGGCTCAATCTCTCAAATGGCACTTATTACAGAGGCTTTTCTGAAAATTGGAGAAGCTCGTTACAGGTCTATCGTAAAAAGTCTTTGCTGTTTCAATGGAGAGACGTCCTTGGGAGTATTCAACAGGGACGCTGTTGTCGATGCCGGGATACATCCCTTCGTACACGAGGAAGGTGGACTGCGTGTTCCATCTAGTGCTCGCATCCCACCCGCTTGCGTGGGCCCTGTGACACGACAGGCACATAACGTTTTCGCCGCCGTTAGGACCACTCCGTTTAAGATCGGCAGATGCGACAACCGACTTCAACGACTTGTAATCCTTGGTGTTCAACTCGTATGGAACCATCGAAGTGTAAGACGTGTCGTGGTTTCCACTTAGATCTCCTGAGCGCATGTATGAATTGTAGTTACTAACAATCTCATGCGAAAAGGTGGCTCTGACACCAGAGGGGTGTTTGTGCACGCCGGCAAGTCCGGGGTGACAGTTGAGACACCATTCCGACATACCACTTCCGTACGCGATCTGGGTATCGTGGCTGCTCTCCGACCTGTTGAAAAGACGTGGAGCAACAGCGGCAGGGGGATCTGCCGACAGGAGAGGGGCTCCTGAGACATTCCTGGGTAGGTACCCCTTCCCCGCGAGCAGGCGGTAGGTGCCAACCGACACATATGCGGTAGGTTCCGGGCTGTCGGGATAAGAGCCAGAAGCTATTATTGGGGGGCCGGAAACGCTGATTGACCCGTCGGCCAGTCGCCGGTAGTTGCCATGAGGATCATGGCAGCTGATACAGGTGAGGCTTGAACTGGGATAGTTTCCACCCGGAGAATAGGCAAAGGTGCTATCGGCCTCATACCCGAAGTCCGCTGCAACTATGTTATGTCCATGCCGCTCGCCACGGCTCAGTTCGTTTGCTCCGTTCAAGGTTGACCACGTGTACGTTTTCCTGAGCCAGCAAAAGTCTCCGCCAGAAGGAAGCTGAACACAGATGGAGAAGGTATTCAAATTGGTTGAAACATAATGCTTTGAGGGGATGGCAACCCCAATGGGGGCTTGGTGGCATGTAAGGCAGGTGGATCCGGCATCGGACCCGATCAGTTGGGGCGGGACGGTATGGCACCCCGAGCAGTTGCCTGTACCGCCGTTGTGGAAAATGTCATCCCCCCTGCTTATCGCAACGTGTATAGATAAAGCCAACAAGACAGATGCCAGCAGCGTAATGGTTCTCATTGCGCCCCCCGATTACTGCTCACAGTGCGTACACTTATCACAGAGTCCGAGTGCAACGTCGACGGCATGTAAATGTTTTATATTCTCCTATTTTCCCACTCCACTGCACCCTGTCAACTACAGCAGGGCGCCTGATCATGGCCAGGGTCCGGTACCCGCGTCACAAACGACTTTATGACAAAAGCAGGGCTAGGCTTGTGAGAACTGTCGCTGTACTTGAGACTGTGCTCTGCTAACTTCCAGCCTGTCGCAGCAGGCCTGCCGCCAAAGGTTTTATGTTTTTTTTGACAGTTAACTTCTGAGGGGGGATGTCATGAGCTTAAATCAGATATAACCCCAAAGTGAAAAGGCCCGCCGAGATGGCGGGCCTTCTTTGTTGCGTCTAACTGGGTACCCTTTTCAAGGGTGGTTGCCAGTGCCCGTGGGCACCGGGAGGTTAACAGCTTCAGGTTGTGAGATTCCGAATCGGTGGAGTTTCTTTGATGCTGATTACCTCCTTTTTTCCGAGATCCCTCTTAGCTAGCTAGCTGAGTCAAACATAGCATCAGTGACGGCAAAGAAACAGTCTGTCCAAAAAAAATTTTTCCGGATATACTGCTTAAGTTGCCTCTCCTCTGAGTTTGAACCCGCTAACATTACCATCCCACTGCCAGACCTCTGAGTATATCCTCATTTACTGATACAGAGCCGCCATCTGCCGTCCCGGACCGAAAGTACCAGGCTCGGAACTCGTCACCTGTACGCTTCCGTTCACTTTCATCGCCTGGAACTGGGTCGCGTTGTTCCCCTGCCGCAGTAACGCCACCGAATTGCCGCTCTTCACGTTCCAGTCGATGGTGAGGGTGTCGAGATAGGTGTCACCATGGTAGCGGTTGAAGGTGTAACGCAGCATGTCGCCGCTCTTTTGGGCGTGCACCTTGAAAGTATCGCCGTTTTCGCTGTACTGGAAGTCCTTCTCTCCCTGGGCCACGGGGTTATGCCCGCTCCAGAACTCGATGGTGTTGAAAACAACAAAGTCAACCAGCGCCGATATCTGGTAAACAGGGACGATGATGAATGCCCATGTCACCAGGCTGCGCAGGAACTTGTCGCTTACCTGTCCGTTAACCTGATACACCTTCTTAGTGAGCGCCATCTTGCCGTAGCACCCCTGCAGGGAAACCATGGCGACCACCATGGCAAGTAGTGCAGCTGTCACTCGTTTCATGACTCCGTCCTCCTTGAGTGTTGAATGTAATAGGGAAATGTTGCTATCCCGACCCTACCAATATAGCAGAAGACTCTCTCTTCTTGTTAAGGAAGTTGAGGCCACTCCTCAAATCCGTGTCTATAACAGTAACAATGAAAAAGAGGCCCGCTGTTGTTCCGCAGGGCCTCTTCTTTTACTCGATCCCCTCGTTACAGGGGTCATCTCGACGCTTGCGACGTCGAAGCTGGTACAGCTGTTTCGTAATTAGAATCCTCTTCAGTGGAAGTTACCTCGATGCTGCTACCTCCTTTTCCGAGACATTCTGTTACAGCTAGCTAGCTGAGAGTAATATACCACCTGCTTGTAAAATTTACAGAGAGCTGCAACATTTTTTATGGTTCATGCACGCCGGGTTGACCGTGACCGTGCGCCGTCAGACTGGACTTCGAAGTGGCGGGTGCTAAAATCCGTGGGTGCCTTAACCCGGATTAACCATTCTTGACAACGACGGGCGCCCGCATGGCGAAAGCGCCTCTGCCGTACCCAGGGGAGAGCCATGAAAACGATAGCGGTGGCGGTTATCCTGATCCTCCTGCTTCTTGTTGGCTTCGGAGTTTACTATTTTCTCGACACTACGGGCCCCGCCCTCGCGCTCTCCCGGCAAAGCGGACCCATCTCCTCCAGGCTCGACGTGACACTCAGGCTGCGGGACCGCTCCGGGCTGAGATCCGTGAGCGTCAACCTGGTGCAGGGGCAGAAGAGCTTCCCCGTTCTGTCCAAGGAGTACCCCTCCGGCACGAAGGACGCGGCGGAGACCTTCCGGCTGCCGGCCCAGCCCGGTCTCAAAGAAGGGCCGGTCCGGCTCGAGGTGAAGGTGGCGGACCGCTCCATCTTCGGTTTCGGCTCCGGCAACCGCACCGAGCACGCCTTCAATTTCGAGTACCAGAACAAGCCCCCGGCGGTCGCCATCCTGAGCACCGCGCACAACATCTCCCGCGGCGGCGCGGGGCTGGTGGTGTACACGGTGAACCGCGAGGTCGTCCGGACCGGCGTGGTCTTCGCCGACCGCTTCTACCCCGCCTACCGCCAGCCCGGCGGCTTCTACGCCTGCCTGTTCCCCTTCCCCAGCGACCTACCGGAGGAGCGCTTCGTCCCCAAGGTGCTGGCTGTCGACCAGGCGGGAAACGAGAGGCTGACCGGCATCTACTACCACGTGCTGGAGAAATCCTTCCCGAGGGACCGGATCGAGCTTACCGACACGTTCCTGGAGAAGGTTGCCAGCGAATTCAAGGACCGCTTCCCCAAGGCGGCGACGCCGCTGGAGGTGTTTCTCAAGGTCAACGGGGAAGGGCGCAAGGCGGACCGGCAGATCCTGGACCAGGTTGGTCTCAAGACCTCCCCCACCCCGCTTTGGGAAAGCGAATTCCTGCGCCTCCCCAATTCCGCCCCCCGGGGAAGCTTCAGCCAACTGCGCAGCTACTTCTACAAGGGGAAACAGGTGGACGAGCAATACCACCTAGGGATCGACCTCGCCTCACTGGCGCATTCCAAGGTCCCTGCGGCCAACAGCGGGCACGTGGTCTGGGCCGAAGACCTCGGCATCTACGGCCAGTGCGTCATCATCGACCATGGCATGGGGCTGCAAACGCTCTACGGCCACTTGAGCCGGATCGCCGTCAAGGAAGGGGACCAGGTGAAAAAGGGCGACATCATCGGCGACACTGGGGATACCGGCCTTGCCGGCGGCGACCACCTCCACTTCGGCGTGGTGGTCTCGGGGCAGGAAGTTAACCCGATCGAGTGGTGGGACCCTTCCTGGATTAAGAACAACGTCATCGGGAAACTGGAAGAGGCGAAACAGGTGGCAGGCGGCAAGTAGCCGGGAAAAGGGAGTTCCGGAGGTGGAGCGATGCAGCAACTGGTACTGATTCGACACGGCGAGAGCGTCTGGAACCAAGAAAACCTCTTCACCGGCTGGACTGACGTGGAGCTTTCACCGCGGGGCGAGGAGGAGAGCCACAACGCGGGACGGCTACTGAAGGAGAAAGGATTCGTCTTCGACGTCGCTTTTACATCCATGCTGCGCCGGGCCATCGGCACGCTCTGGATTATCCTGCACGAGATGGACCTGATGTGGATCGCGGAGCACAAGGACTGGCGCCTGAACGAGAGGCACTACGGGGCGCTGCAGGGGTTGAACAAGGCGCAGACCGCGGATAAGTACGGAGAGGAGCAGGTGAAGCTGTGGCGCCGCAGCTACCACGTCCGGCCACCCGCACTCGCCGATGGGGATCAGCGTTACCCCGGCCACGACCCACGCTACGCCGGGCTGCCACAGCACCTGATCCCGAGGACCGAGTGCCTACAGGACACGGTGGAGCGGGTGCTGCCGTGCTGGCAGCAGGTGATCGCCCCTGCATTGCGCGAGTGCCGCCGCCCGCTCATCGTCGCCCACGGCAATAGCCTGCGCGCCTTGATTAAGTACCTGGACCGGGTCTCCGA
This window of the Geomonas agri genome carries:
- the gpmA gene encoding 2,3-diphosphoglycerate-dependent phosphoglycerate mutase, yielding MQQLVLIRHGESVWNQENLFTGWTDVELSPRGEEESHNAGRLLKEKGFVFDVAFTSMLRRAIGTLWIILHEMDLMWIAEHKDWRLNERHYGALQGLNKAQTADKYGEEQVKLWRRSYHVRPPALADGDQRYPGHDPRYAGLPQHLIPRTECLQDTVERVLPCWQQVIAPALRECRRPLIVAHGNSLRALIKYLDRVSDSDIVGLEIPTGTPLVYELDDDLKPIRHYYATEAGGPA
- a CDS encoding DUF3332 domain-containing protein; the encoded protein is MKRVTAALLAMVVAMVSLQGCYGKMALTKKVYQVNGQVSDKFLRSLVTWAFIIVPVYQISALVDFVVFNTIEFWSGHNPVAQGEKDFQYSENGDTFKVHAQKSGDMLRYTFNRYHGDTYLDTLTIDWNVKSGNSVALLRQGNNATQFQAMKVNGSVQVTSSEPGTFGPGRQMAALYQ
- the thiD gene encoding bifunctional hydroxymethylpyrimidine kinase/phosphomethylpyrimidine kinase, whose protein sequence is MLKLVVDHSGKERRVAGLYLITDQGERLVPRVREALASGGVALLQYRDKVRTYEERLTLGNDLKHLCAEFQAQFIVNDDLELALALDADGLHLGQEDGDPAAARAALGPKKLIGISTHSVEEALAAQEAGADYIGFGSLYPTQTKDVEHLQSPEELAQLREKVQIPIVAIGGITRDNACAVIDAGADAIAIISAILSARSPGLAATELSLLFNRTTTQPRGAVLTIAGSDSGGGAGIQADLKTITLLGSYGASAITALTAQNTRGVTGIHSSPPAFLAEQIDAVLSDIPIDVVKIGMLSSPENAEIVADKLTAYEMRMVVLDPVMSAKGGVALLEDEALAVLKKRLVPLSYLVTPNIPEAEALTGLTITDSAGMELAARALHLMGAKHVLVKGGHLTEGVVTDILFDGTGFTRFSAPRVLTRNTHGTGCTLASAIATNLAQGEPLPSAILRAKLFVTRAIKFSQPLGKGHGPVNHFLAARDQGE
- a CDS encoding M23 family metallopeptidase, producing MKTIAVAVILILLLLVGFGVYYFLDTTGPALALSRQSGPISSRLDVTLRLRDRSGLRSVSVNLVQGQKSFPVLSKEYPSGTKDAAETFRLPAQPGLKEGPVRLEVKVADRSIFGFGSGNRTEHAFNFEYQNKPPAVAILSTAHNISRGGAGLVVYTVNREVVRTGVVFADRFYPAYRQPGGFYACLFPFPSDLPEERFVPKVLAVDQAGNERLTGIYYHVLEKSFPRDRIELTDTFLEKVASEFKDRFPKAATPLEVFLKVNGEGRKADRQILDQVGLKTSPTPLWESEFLRLPNSAPRGSFSQLRSYFYKGKQVDEQYHLGIDLASLAHSKVPAANSGHVVWAEDLGIYGQCVIIDHGMGLQTLYGHLSRIAVKEGDQVKKGDIIGDTGDTGLAGGDHLHFGVVVSGQEVNPIEWWDPSWIKNNVIGKLEEAKQVAGGK
- the thiC gene encoding phosphomethylpyrimidine synthase ThiC, with the protein product MTQLEYARKGIITDKMKTAALAEGVEAEFIRAGIAAGNIIICHNNKHVNGTPLAVGKGLRTKVNANIGSSADDLNFEKELEKVRVAVASGADAIMDLSTGGPVDEIRRAVIAETSACIGTVPLYQAALDAVRKHKKAIVEMTVEDIFQGVIKHAEDGVDFITVHCGVTRSTVERMRKEGRIMDVVSRGGAFTIEWMAHNNAENPLYEHFDRLLEITKAYDMTLSLGDGFRPGCLADATDRAQIHELIILGELTQRAQEYGVQVMIEGPGHMPLNQIEANILLQKRLCHGAPFYVLGPLVTDIAPGYDHITSAIGGTIAAAAGADFLCYVTPSEHLKLPSVEDVREGVMASRIAAHAADIVKGVKGAIEKDNQMARCRKKLDWEGQFALAIDPVKARRLRDESGVADHGACTMCGEFCAYKVMDDATERERANAAACA